Within Hydractinia symbiolongicarpus strain clone_291-10 chromosome 11, HSymV2.1, whole genome shotgun sequence, the genomic segment acacataaagaaaaaagggttgttattaaaataatataaataaatttcaaaccgatcagtccctgcagccattttggtgtcagcggtatgagaaactatgctaaaactatactGAGTAAAAGTcgtattacttcagtaaaaattgaaataatgacttgaaacttagtattacatgtttttagaccagtttgataaaatgaacccaaaaaattttaatactatCGTAGTTTTTGAGttcctgaatttagccatttttggagacgccGATAAACTTTTTCtaacagcatatcaattttgacaagccatgtgtacagaaaacattcaaagtgattctcagaatttaaaataattcaaacagataaaatgtggtataggtttaggaccaaataccttatcTAGCTCAGAGAAAGTAggaatgtgcttctaaagcacagtgccaaatacataatctaaattttatgccgtataaatacaaagtggttagTAGGTTATTTTTTGTCCACCTGtatctgcaacacgtttacttgcaCTAATTGCTCAGCctggtgccactcacaatttttgaatatccacaggaactttttatgcaaaatgaaaagtgctaaactgtatttgctttgcagaagtaacaataggctttaTCTTTATCATAAGTTCTGtaaatgttggtttatgaaaaatatattatgcctttaatgctataagcgctccactggatttgtaacacattacactaagtgtcctccgtgtgaaacagtttacgcttactaagtcttaacctggagacaaatattacttctggctatactttcccaaattttgttatttcataaaataaacCTGAATATCTACCAAATTATTTATGAAGAATAGGTTCCCGTTCGATAAAAAAACCTGAGgatttgcagaaatttatttatgaaatataggtttcagtttgtcgtgaaaacatgtttaccaacatgcaatgccttGCATACCTatctagctatatactcaattcttgactgttcactgttatgggaggtccaaataactagctagctatttttatttaaaatgacagaatgccttgaaaaatcttttgtgcagctagctacataaaaataatatatttagctcttgtactttatcacttaataatttaataacacatgtgccctggagtgctggcatggtaaTGGCTAGGTAGCTGaaattcacaaaataaatattatccagatgtgaccatccgTCATCATTGTTGTGTTCAGTAACAAGTAGCATTGCTTACAGAGAGTATCTATTCTTGATATAGCatcccatatatatatatacattcagACATTATggataactgagacaatgttacagagataaatgagacaacaaGCACTGATGTGAACAAAGATGGTGGACAACACAGTGAGACAAGATGGTAGACATGaaacataaacaaacttttacaaTCATAACATTCCCACACTAtaataaattgtaatttttttttttttttttttttttttacatatataatcTATTCAATCAGAGTTCAATCAGTCTTTTCGAAATCGCTCTGGTTTTCTAACTTGTCGACCACTTCGAGTTCTATATGGTTCGGTCATTGACACAGTATCTTTGAATTCCATTTTTTCGTTGTTTCTTCTCTCTTCTTTTCCGTTTTCTTCATCAAGTCGACCTTCGTTTTCTTCACCACGTTGGCATTCGTTTTCTTCACCATGTTGGCATTCTTGCATGGTGCCTGATTCTTTGTCGTCATGATTCTCATTGACCAATTTGAATTCAGATTTCGATGGAAGTAAATCACGACGGTTACGACGGATCGTTGTATCCTTGTCAGTTCGAAGTATATATGACCGTGGAGTTTTATGTGTCTGCATGACTTGGCAAAGATGATCCCAATTCTTTCCTTGATGAAATCTTACAGTTTGACCAATGTGCAATGCTGGTAAATCTCGAGCATGTTTGTCATATTGACTTTTTGTTGAATTCACAGTTGGAATCAATGTTTGTAGGTTCCGTTTCATGAGTGAGTAAGCAGCAGACGAGTTAGCACCATTGACTGAGGTACGCAATGCCAATAGCGCGAGGTGAGGATCAGAACCATCAGATTTGCATTTTCGAAATGTTCCTTTTATTGTTTGTATCGTCCTTTCCACCAGGCCGTTGCTTTGTGGGAACTTAGGGCTGGAAGTTGTATGCTTGAAATCCCATTGTCTTGCAAAACGTTTGAATTCGAATGACGAGTATTGTGGCCCATTATCGCTAACAACTTCGGCTGGAATTCCATGACGGGAAAATATGCCTTTCGTAAAATTGATGACGGTTGATGCTTTGCTATTAGGAAGTTGAACCACTTCAAAATATTTGCTAGTGTAATCTACGATGACAAGAAAGAGTTTATTAAAGAGAGTAAAGAGATCAGTACCCACCTTCACCCAGGCCTCACTAGGAACCTCATGCTGAATCAAAGTCTATTTGCATTGTTTATTTCGAAATATTTGGCATGTGTCACAACTACTAATCATGTCTTCTATTTCTTCATTAAGATGAGGCCAAAAGAGGGCTGTGCGtgcattgattttttttcgctCTATTCCAAGATGTCCAATGTAAAGAATGCGCTTCATTTCAGGTCTGAGTGAGAGAGGAATGACAATACGAGTTCCTTTCATTATGATACCATTGACAACACTAAGTTCATGGCGATGGTTGAAATATGGTTTGAGTTCATTCGTTACACATGACCGATTAGATGGCCAACCATTAAATATGGTCCGACAAAGTTCTTGCATTGTGTTGTCAGCAGATGTTTCCTCTTGAATGAGTTTTAATTTGTTGTCACTAATTGGTAGACTTGAGATAACAGAATCAACTTGAGCGATGATTTCATGTTCGCAAATCTCAGCAACTTGAATTTTCGATGGTGCACGACTAAGAGTGTGTGAAATTATTAATCTGTGAAATCGTAATTCTGCAGCTGCAACAAAAATCTTTGTATGCGAGGTGGTGCACTGTTAATGTTGTATTTGAAAATGCTTTTTAATGATCTATGATCGCTGTCAACTGAAAATGTTCGACCATACAAATATTCATGGAATGTAGTACATCCAAACACTATTGCAAGTGTTTCTCTTTCCAGTGTACTATAGTGTTGTTCGGCATTCGTGCATGATCGTGACTTGAATGCTATGGGTTGCCAACCATTGTGATGCTGCTGTTCAAGGGTTGCACCCAATCCATATTTTGAAGAATCGCATGTGATTTTTGTAGGCAGTTTAGGGTCAAAGAATTTCAAAGAAATGTCTCTGCTTATTAAAGATTTGATATTATTAAATTGCTCAAGGTGATGGCTTGTGAAGTCCCAtactgtttcattttttaaaaggtcTTGTAACATTGAAGTTTCGTTTGATAAATTGGGGATGAATTTAGCAAGATAAGCGGTCATACCAAGAAAACGTTGTAGATCTCCTTTACATGTTGGTTGTAGAATGTCATTGATGGCTTTTACCTTTGCAGGGTCTGGAGAAACACCGCTTGTAGAGATTTTGTGACCAAGGAATGTAACAGATTCAGCACCAATGATACACTTTGACTTGTTCAGTTTAAGTCCAGAATTTCTCACTTTCTCTAAAACTCTACGATCACTAGTTGGCTTACCCATTCTGTTGGTTCTGTGATTGGCTCTATAATGTCCAAGTGTATCATACGATCGAGTTCTACTTTGAGTTCGTCTCTCAACGCGATTGGAATCTTCCTTGCTGCATGGACAGTCGGAGTAACGTGTTTATCAACAGTGATGTGATGTACTTTTGGCAACGTGCCAATTTCATCAAAGCAGTCGTCAAACATTTCTAAAATGCCATTGTCGGGAATATAAATTTCATGAATTCGTAGGATTAAATTCAATCTTTCACTTGCTTTAAGTCCAAGTATTGAAGCAGAGTCAGTGCCgacaataataaataacaatGGGTAGACCCTATCAGCATATCGAACATTTAGTAGACATTGTCCTGTTACAGGAATTTCAGATCCATTATATGCTGTCAGCTTGATTGTCGATTCTTTCATTGTTGGGCGTTTCAACAGCTGTTTGTACGTTTTATCAGATATCACATTCACCTGAGCCCCAGTGTCAATTTTGATTGCATATTTGTGTTGTTAGCCAATAGGTCGATGCTCCATGTGTCTGTTGATATGGTGTTGACAATAAAGGCTTTTGAGTCTGGTTTGGCATCTATTGTGCTGATGTGGAATGAATCATCTTCATTGTTatcttgatgttgttgttgatcTATAATGTTAACAGACTTTGACAAGCAAACAAAAGCAAAATGGTTAAGTTTGTTGCACTTTTTACACCTTTGACCATATGCTGGACACGCCCCTTTTTTATGTTGTCTGCCACAGTATCGACAATTACGAATGAATTCGACCTTAGGATTGTCCCTTAACAACTGAGGTCTTACTTTCTGTATTACGTTTATATCAGACTGTTCTTGTTTCAGTTCTTTGACATGGATTTTGTTTGTTCAGCAGAGTTCCCTAGTTGCAAAGCCTTGTCTAGGTTTAGGTCAGGTTCTCTCAACATTCTCTCTCTTAGTCGATCATCACTTACACCTACAATTATAACATCTCTCATTAGGGATTCTCTTAAGTCATTAAATTCACAATCTTTTGAGAGTTTTTTGAGTTGTATAACAAATTCAGCAAATGATTGTCCTTCTTTCTGTTTGTATGTGAAGAACTTGTGTCTTAATAGAGTAATATTCCTTTTTGGCAAGAAGTAttcattaaatttatttataattaggtcaaagtccatagcCTCTTCATCATCGTTAAATGAAAATGTGTTATAAATTTCTCTTCCTTGTGGACCTATGCATGTTAACAAAATACTTGACTTaactttcattgacttgctatcCTTTTCTGTAGCCACTAGATAGAATTCCAGTtcttgtttccatttcttccaGTGTTCCCTCAAGTTCCCATCAAAGGTCATATGTTCAGGTGGAGTGAATTCCATATTTGTATAAGTTAGGTTGATCCCACTTCTGACACCATGTTGTGTTCAGTAACAAGTAGCATTGCTTACATAGAGTATCTATTCTTGATATAACatcccatatatatatacattcagACATTATggataactgagacaatgttACAGAGATGAATGAGACAACAAGCATTGATGTGAACAAAGATGGTAGACAACACAGTGAGACAAGATGGTAGacataaaacataaacaaacttttacaaTCATAACAATCATCAGACATcggaaaggcgtttctgttctttactacattgtggggtacctcaatccaatgaaaaaaattacttaagaattcctcttctttcccttgtactactcatggcatttctttgcatgtcttTAGTTCCAACCCACGATCCCTTAGCTTCCAACCGCGTCTCGGTCACAAGTGTCAGCGCTAGCTAAAATGATGGACAACGTCGAGGAACCCTGGGTAACTTTGAAAAtatgtggttctgccttatgattctcggatatttgctgctgatatcagcatattatAGCCCTCGAGTTCCACACCttatatataggagttaattatctttaataaatattaattctagtcaaataaaaagtaataaagcattaattttaaaatgttgcaAAGGGTTTTTTGCGATATATGGGCCATTCCAATTGGGTCAACAAACAAACAGCTTGCTTTTTTAGAGTTTGGTTATAATTTAAAGCTagcttttacaaaaaagttgCAGTTAGCTCGTGTAATAAATTAATTCTCCCCCTCCCTTCCCCTTCCCTCTCCTCCACACTTTCCTTTTTATACTCGCACATAAAAAACATAGACAGTTGTAATTTTATTACATGGTTTGTATCGTAACCATAAATCGCTCTTTTACGCGCTAGTACTAGCTTTCCAAAACTCGTCTGTGACAATAATATGATTTGATCAGtgcctttctttttttcttcctgCGGTTCTCTTTTTTGTTTGTgatttctaatatttttaactgtgtTTATAATGGacatataataaataatgtttttaaatttggatATGTATTAACAAACAGCACTTCATAGGAAGAGCAGTTTATTTTTAACTGATATTTAGAACCtgtaaaaatattattgaaataaataataaaacgcAGCAAAAAGTATAAATCTAACAAAGCCCTCATGCTTTTTATGTCTGTATTATCGCGGTACTCCTCGATACTAGCCCTTCACTGAACATCTGTTTTTTACCAGCCACATAAATACACTTGTCAATAATGATGTTTGCACTTTTAGCTCTGCTTCCTGCGCAGATACATCCctttctaataaaaattaaaaaattgtttatgtgAAGTAAAAGTCGAGGCCTGAATTTCCTCTCGTAAATATAAtctcaaacgaatttttaattcccAAGTTcatcataattaaaaaaaagtgttaTTATTACCTTGCACTGCAAACCCAACACCTGGCTTTTAAAGGTTAACGAATCTCATTAGAAAtcaaatattttcttaaaaactttACTTGATCTTAACATATAATTGTAGAACTGTGATGTGATCCAAAGGGTTGGATTTTCAACACCTCTCTCTCTTAAATCCTTTTCCCTTTTCTTCTACATTATACCACGTATATACCTTGAAGTGGAAATCAGTTAGTTCTAATAGTTTATATGGACTGTTTACTTGAAAGTCGGACTCTTTGCATCTGGCGTCGTTGAAATTACATTTATTTTCAATAGATGAAAGCTTGTGTTTCAAGAATCTACATTTCGTTGATTCAAGTTCAGTAAACCAGCCTAAATTATTGTATTTGGCTTCATAATCGATAAAATGCATACGGTTCGTCGCAAATTGAATCTATAAACATATCGCTTATTTTCTCATTACAGATACAAAATCACCATCACCAGAGAATGGGCATCGAATTATTTTCTTATCTTCACAGCTTTCTTCATCTTGAAGCTGATCTAACGTTTGATAAACCAAATTATGAACATTTTGAATTGTTCTCAGCCTTGATCCAAAATAAACGAAACTGATAACAACTCTGTCAGCGCCTCTCTTTTTCTTCTGCCTTTTTTTCCCGGATATTGTAGTGACTTTGAAGTTACTTAAAACGGTTTTCCAATTGTAACAGATCTGTCAGAAATGTTTATACGATGTCTGTTGAAAGGTAAACAACGTTAGCACGTACAAATATACCCGTTGCtttcatcgcatagatcttaaCCCTAAATATACTGGACCACCCTGCACctcttttttttaatagctTTTAATGGAACGGCAAACTTTATGACTTCTCCTAAACTTTATTTAGGGTGATACacccaaaaaaaattcattaaattgCCACCTGTTGATATGACAGCCAATTGTTTTTCAAGtggttaagtaaaaaaaaaaatctacatattttatatcattttttagcattttttatgcTGAATGTGATTGTGCATATTATCTTATATCATTTGGCCacctgttatatttttaactgcAAATTCCATCATTTAATAtttcgaaaacatttttaatgtaTATGATATTCATGTTGTTACATACCTGATAAACTTTCAGTAACAAAACTTTTTGATTTTCTGTATATGTGTTGTTCCCTCAATTCGTTCAGGTAGGTTTTGTAAAATCTGTTCTAACAATTCTTCAGTAATCTTAATGCACGTTTTGAAATCGTGTCATTAAATTCATCCATTTCGACATTTTCCTTCACCATAACGTTGCGGCCATACATTAAATGAAATGGCGTAATCGCATGTTCTAACCCATTTCACTCGTATAAATTAGAGTTCGACTATTTATTGAGGCCTCAACTTCGCATAGCACTGTCTCTAGTTCTTCAAATGTCAATAAAGCTTTACTCAATACCTTTTTCAATGTTATTTTAACAGATTTAACTAATGGTTCATAGAAACCACCCCACCAAGGAGCAGCTGGCAATATAGGTTTCTGCTCAATTCGTTGTCAAACCATAAAATGCTTTACTTCTTCAGATTGGAAtgttttaaaatgatcatttacGATGCGATCAGGTATTCCTCTTCTAGATGTGAATCGTTTAAATGCTTACAAAAACGCGAAGGTGTTTATATTGGGTGTCTATTTGAGGTGAATGGTCCCGGTTTATGCACAACTATGTATTAAGACGTAAACTTTGAAATAAGAGTCTTTAATTTAACGGTCCTGCAAAGTTAAGTAACTTGAAATGAATATGAATTACGAACTCTAAAATCCCGCAAATTAGGACTTGGAGAGGGAACCACTGTTCTTGCTTGATATCTTTTACACGTCATACAtgctcttaaaatatttttcactgtTTTTCGGCCTTTTTATTATCCAAACTTTGTTCGAATATATAATTCAACGATGATTCAACACCATCATGTAACTCACGTTCGTGTGAATCCAATGCAATGAATTTTGTGAAATAACTTGGTAATATCAATGGAGACTTCTCTTAGTAGTCCAACGATCCATTATTAAATCTTTCTTTCATTCGTAGCATACCACTTTATTCTTCGAATACATTAAATGAAGACTGTAACTTCACAAATCGCTTTATCCATCTATTGAGGTTTTCGTCAATAAAAACACCTAAGTACTTCACAACAGTACTAGGATGGAGTTTCTTACCATGCATTTTAAGCTTTACTTCAAAATCAAGATACTTATGTTTAtgcctaaaaataatatattctgTTTTAGCAGAACTTAATG encodes:
- the LOC130613381 gene encoding uncharacterized protein LOC130613381, which codes for MTFDGNLREHWKKWKQELEFYLVATEKDSKSMKVKSSILLTCIGPQGREIYNTFSFNDDEEAMDFDLIINKFNEYFLPKRNITLLRHKFFTYKQKEGQSFAEFVIQLKKLSKDCEFNDLRESLMRDVIIVGVSDDRLRERMLREPDLNLDKALQLGNSAEQTKSMSKN